From Paenibacillus sp. V4I7, one genomic window encodes:
- a CDS encoding glycoside hydrolase N-terminal domain-containing protein — translation MRTVTFENAPSSWNEALPLGNGHFGGMVFFEDNRLTLALNHYEVYYQKLHRYSKKYRNGEGHDFSLQYGRTFDELRQRATELYRNPDQGPLLLYGDALSNSSMYRKYGKSAGGSSHYPTGEIHLFPSQDLAEPDYYSLELDVERAVVNLRIEKGEEKLGVRTFIANDGDYVITEIRQTNALLLKSVSMYVPSRRYVDMNVKYHQLDDTTFYYLGSFYPDGEDKEQYDPFSFIVMMKLIGVKGSTDDSTDSVRILLHDAEENMTLLTTVITEEETKDLFHTALQRLNTSVSRVKDMATSHQDHWRSFWSRSSITVPDKMIEDLWYINLYAIACCSGKGGKMREQACGLNGLWDIKQPTKWGSMWYWDVNIQAAFWPLYTANHLEVAEAFNDGLLSYVSLAEQMAKQFYGLEGVAGDYPHALYLSIWPWCAQFVWDYYRYSMDLDFLQEKAYPLFKQIARFFEGYLQVDVEKGRYHVFPDISPEQGPLTRNSVCTLSSVKYLLKIASEANELLGEAEADRIRWREMVDRLAPYPRGLSSRYGDVFLDSEWAPVDLHLRHPSLLMPIYPIGEINKDSEESLRKRAENTLCFAENHTEFGMFQFGWLSCAASRLGKGNTALRLLYEQGIDLSLRSNGLFAEETERWMNYCNITNEPLYHPNMMEASGEIVASVNEMLLQSYNGVIDVFPAVPSGESEQEMTIGLYEHDVEKKVRSYEKWSDCAFQSLLAVGAFEVSAEMKQGRTIWVKIRSMAGTKVVMRNPFGLAEKVFVLHLVGALWRALEYRQDDKQISFETVKNGEYAIYPQTESLLPELFLSKSEKVAANNGSYPRVHEAHTCRRVFLGKNKDTHHFKTLDHFTFDYYAGNHRESKLAAYRLDFGVDPDLLAKDYYKALPRQAHVEGVLGQMFRKISPEIVFTSYSGIGWECAEDLIATDRGEPDELRRDFIGGTSDKIFMIELPKGRYDLLFVSGDRDSPSYTEVEIVGQCSWKPEKALKAGEFATDILPVMQRKDGIVKIRFRTAEGLQWRINVLILNKNYPYL, via the coding sequence GTGAGAACCGTTACATTCGAAAATGCCCCGAGCAGTTGGAACGAGGCTTTGCCGCTCGGCAACGGACATTTTGGCGGTATGGTGTTTTTCGAGGATAACAGGCTGACGCTGGCGCTCAATCATTACGAGGTCTATTATCAGAAGCTCCATCGGTATAGTAAGAAGTACCGGAATGGTGAAGGGCATGATTTCTCGCTTCAATATGGACGCACTTTCGATGAATTGAGACAAAGGGCAACCGAGCTGTATCGAAATCCCGATCAAGGCCCATTACTTCTATATGGCGATGCATTATCAAACAGCAGCATGTACAGAAAATACGGCAAATCGGCGGGTGGATCCTCCCATTATCCCACCGGAGAAATTCATCTGTTTCCATCTCAGGATCTGGCGGAGCCGGACTACTATTCACTTGAGCTCGATGTTGAGAGGGCAGTCGTCAATTTACGGATCGAGAAGGGTGAAGAAAAGCTTGGCGTCAGAACATTTATCGCCAATGATGGTGATTATGTCATAACGGAAATCAGACAGACCAACGCCTTATTGCTAAAATCCGTGTCCATGTATGTCCCTTCCAGAAGGTACGTGGATATGAATGTGAAGTATCATCAGCTGGATGATACGACGTTTTACTATCTAGGTTCCTTCTATCCGGACGGCGAGGATAAGGAACAATACGATCCGTTTTCATTCATCGTGATGATGAAGTTGATCGGAGTGAAGGGAAGCACAGATGATTCTACCGATTCCGTTCGAATTCTCCTACACGATGCGGAGGAGAACATGACACTGCTGACAACGGTCATAACGGAGGAAGAGACCAAGGATCTGTTTCATACCGCCTTGCAAAGATTGAACACGTCCGTTTCTCGAGTCAAGGACATGGCAACGAGTCATCAAGACCATTGGAGAAGCTTCTGGAGTCGTTCCTCGATCACCGTGCCCGATAAAATGATCGAAGATTTATGGTATATCAATTTATACGCGATCGCCTGCTGCAGCGGAAAAGGAGGCAAAATGCGTGAACAAGCATGCGGACTGAATGGTTTATGGGACATTAAGCAGCCGACCAAGTGGGGCAGCATGTGGTACTGGGACGTTAACATTCAGGCTGCTTTCTGGCCGCTCTACACCGCCAATCACCTTGAAGTGGCGGAAGCGTTCAATGACGGACTGTTGTCATATGTCAGTCTTGCCGAGCAAATGGCGAAGCAGTTTTACGGTCTCGAAGGTGTTGCCGGGGATTACCCGCATGCGTTGTATTTGAGCATCTGGCCTTGGTGTGCGCAATTTGTATGGGACTATTACCGCTATAGTATGGATCTGGACTTTTTGCAAGAGAAGGCCTATCCGTTGTTTAAGCAGATCGCCCGGTTTTTCGAAGGCTATTTGCAGGTTGATGTGGAAAAAGGACGATATCACGTATTCCCTGATATTTCGCCGGAACAGGGTCCTTTGACCCGTAACTCGGTTTGTACGCTTTCATCGGTCAAATATTTGTTGAAGATCGCGAGCGAAGCAAACGAGCTGCTTGGAGAAGCGGAAGCCGACCGAATCAGGTGGAGGGAAATGGTAGATCGTTTGGCCCCTTATCCGAGAGGCCTTTCCAGTCGGTATGGCGATGTATTCCTGGATTCGGAATGGGCGCCCGTAGACTTGCATTTGCGACATCCCTCGCTGCTTATGCCGATTTATCCGATTGGAGAAATCAACAAAGATAGTGAGGAATCGCTGCGGAAAAGGGCAGAGAATACGCTTTGCTTCGCGGAGAACCATACCGAATTTGGAATGTTTCAGTTCGGTTGGCTCTCTTGCGCCGCCTCAAGGCTGGGCAAAGGGAATACGGCGCTGAGGCTGCTATACGAGCAAGGCATTGATTTGTCGCTGCGGAGCAACGGGTTGTTTGCCGAAGAAACGGAACGTTGGATGAACTATTGCAACATTACGAATGAGCCGTTGTATCACCCCAACATGATGGAGGCATCCGGAGAGATCGTTGCTTCGGTTAACGAGATGCTGCTGCAAAGCTATAACGGCGTTATCGACGTGTTCCCGGCGGTACCGTCGGGAGAGTCCGAGCAAGAAATGACGATAGGCTTGTACGAGCATGATGTTGAGAAGAAAGTGCGGTCATATGAGAAATGGAGCGATTGTGCTTTCCAAAGCTTGCTGGCTGTTGGGGCATTCGAGGTTAGCGCCGAGATGAAACAGGGGCGTACGATTTGGGTCAAGATCAGAAGCATGGCAGGAACCAAGGTTGTGATGCGCAACCCGTTTGGTTTGGCTGAGAAGGTATTTGTATTGCACCTAGTTGGAGCTTTATGGCGAGCGCTGGAATATCGACAGGATGATAAACAAATCTCGTTTGAAACGGTTAAGAACGGAGAATATGCGATTTATCCGCAGACCGAATCTTTATTGCCCGAGTTGTTCCTATCCAAGTCTGAAAAAGTAGCCGCAAATAACGGGAGTTATCCGCGTGTTCACGAGGCCCATACGTGTCGGAGAGTGTTTCTTGGCAAAAACAAAGACACGCATCATTTTAAGACTCTCGATCACTTCACATTCGATTATTATGCCGGCAATCATCGGGAATCAAAACTGGCAGCTTACCGGCTCGATTTTGGTGTTGATCCGGACTTGCTGGCCAAGGATTATTACAAAGCGCTGCCCAGACAGGCTCATGTCGAAGGCGTCCTCGGCCAAATGTTCCGCAAAATATCGCCGGAAATCGTATTCACGTCATATTCCGGTATCGGTTGGGAGTGCGCTGAAGATCTCATAGCGACGGATCGTGGGGAGCCTGACGAACTTCGAAGAGATTTTATTGGAGGTACTAGCGACAAGATTTTCATGATCGAGCTGCCTAAAGGCAGGTACGATCTGCTCTTTGTATCCGGAGATCGTGACTCACCCTCTTACACGGAGGTTGAGATCGTAGGGCAATGCTCATGGAAGCCAGAGAAAGCGCTGAAAGCTGGCGAATTTGCGACGGACATTTTGCCGGTCATGCAGCGAAAGGACGGTATCGTGAAAATACGATTTCGGACCGCTGAAGGCCTGCAGTGGAGGATCAACGTATTGATCCTCAATAAAAATTACCCTTATTTATAG
- a CDS encoding sugar ABC transporter permease yields the protein MTQSTGNVQSSSAASKIYRNPTVRQTIRADLKRHWTIYLMALPVIAYYLIFHYGPMYGLQIAFKEFTPAKGIWGSPWSGFKHFESFFNGIYFWRLIKNTVLINLFELMFGFPAAIVLALLLNEIRNSIFKRFVQTISYLPHFISIVVVAGMMIDFLSRTGLINQIIGAFGIEPIDFLKESGWFRFLFVSSGIWQGVGWGSIIYLAAIATIDPSLYEAARMDGANRWKQTLHITLPGIMPTIVILFILQMGNMLTVGSEKVLLLYNPLTYETADVISTYVYRKGVLEASYSFTAAVGLFNSIISFILIVSANSFVKRISENKLW from the coding sequence ATGACGCAAAGCACCGGAAACGTTCAATCGAGCAGTGCAGCATCCAAAATCTATCGTAATCCGACCGTTCGGCAAACCATTCGTGCCGATTTGAAACGTCATTGGACCATTTATTTGATGGCGCTTCCCGTTATCGCCTACTACCTCATCTTCCATTACGGACCGATGTACGGTTTGCAAATTGCCTTTAAAGAGTTTACGCCGGCGAAAGGAATTTGGGGAAGCCCTTGGAGTGGATTCAAGCATTTTGAAAGCTTTTTTAACGGTATTTATTTCTGGCGATTGATTAAGAACACCGTGTTGATCAATTTATTCGAACTTATGTTTGGTTTTCCGGCAGCGATTGTCCTAGCGCTGCTGCTTAATGAGATCCGTAATAGCATATTCAAACGATTCGTGCAGACGATCTCCTATTTACCTCACTTCATTTCGATCGTTGTTGTGGCCGGAATGATGATCGACTTTTTAAGCCGTACCGGTCTCATTAACCAGATCATCGGTGCCTTCGGCATCGAACCGATCGACTTCCTAAAAGAATCGGGTTGGTTCCGTTTCCTGTTTGTTTCATCCGGTATTTGGCAGGGAGTCGGTTGGGGGTCGATCATTTATCTAGCGGCAATTGCCACCATCGACCCGTCATTGTACGAGGCTGCCCGGATGGACGGTGCAAACCGCTGGAAGCAGACGCTGCACATCACGCTTCCTGGCATCATGCCGACGATCGTCATCTTGTTTATTTTGCAGATGGGCAATATGCTGACGGTCGGCAGCGAAAAGGTGCTGCTTCTGTATAATCCGCTCACGTATGAGACGGCGGACGTCATTTCGACCTACGTATACCGCAAAGGAGTACTCGAGGCGAGCTACAGCTTTACGGCCGCTGTCGGGCTATTCAATTCCATAATTAGCTTTATTCTGATTGTCTCGGCCAACAGCTTCGTCAAGCGGATCAGCGAAAATAAACTGTGGTAG
- a CDS encoding carbohydrate ABC transporter permease, producing the protein MKPTAGERTFGYINTLFMISICAVTLYPFLYVLFASFSDATSLLQNRGLMFRPAGFDLGAYKAVFENPMIIKGYQNTLLYVLFGTTINLFMTSIGAYVLSRPNLYFKNIIMFFIVVTMVFHGGLIPTYLLVNDLGMMNTMWALLIPGAINTFNMIIMRTSFQGIPVSLEESARMDGANDWTILFRIIIPLSMPVIAVMILWYAVGHWNSYFSALVYLRDREAYPLQLVLREILISNNTDSMMTGSASDDKYAIGETIKYAAIIVSTLPIICLYPFLQKYFVKGVMIGAIKE; encoded by the coding sequence ATGAAACCAACTGCTGGGGAACGCACGTTCGGATACATAAATACGCTGTTCATGATTAGCATTTGCGCGGTCACGCTGTACCCGTTCTTGTATGTGCTGTTCGCCTCATTCAGCGATGCGACATCATTACTGCAGAATCGTGGGCTGATGTTCAGACCGGCAGGCTTTGATCTTGGTGCATACAAAGCTGTATTCGAGAACCCGATGATCATAAAAGGGTACCAGAACACGCTCTTGTACGTGCTGTTCGGTACGACAATCAACCTGTTCATGACGTCGATCGGTGCTTATGTGTTGTCTAGACCGAATTTATATTTCAAAAATATCATCATGTTCTTTATTGTCGTGACGATGGTGTTCCACGGTGGCTTGATCCCGACTTACCTGCTCGTGAACGATCTCGGGATGATGAATACGATGTGGGCGCTCCTCATTCCCGGCGCGATCAATACATTCAACATGATCATCATGCGCACCTCGTTCCAAGGTATCCCGGTCAGTTTGGAGGAATCTGCAAGAATGGATGGCGCAAACGACTGGACGATTTTATTCCGTATCATCATTCCGCTGTCGATGCCGGTGATTGCCGTCATGATTTTGTGGTATGCAGTAGGACATTGGAATTCCTACTTTAGCGCGCTGGTCTATTTACGAGACCGCGAAGCGTATCCGCTACAGCTCGTGCTCCGCGAAATTTTGATATCCAACAACACAGATTCAATGATGACGGGTTCAGCAAGCGACGACAAATATGCAATTGGTGAAACCATTAAATACGCAGCGATTATCGTTTCGACGTTACCGATCATCTGCCTATATCCGTTTTTGCAAAAGTATTTTGTCAAAGGCGTTATGATCGGGGCAATCAAGGAGTAA
- a CDS encoding glycoside hydrolase family 88 protein, which yields MFKAKDEGIRNLSKYADAPVLTKSGCEDAIQFILSQIDRNLDTFTDRFPSPSSTNNIYEPWGNIEWTPGFWTGMLWLAYEITGERKYRNTAEGQLESYKIRLKEKEHTATHDLGFLYTLSSVSAYKLTGNEEAKQLAIQAADLLLERYFEKAGIIQAWGDLNNPNQRGRMIVDCCMNLPLLYWASEMTGERKYTRAAETHVKQAAAHLIREDASSYHTFYMDVDTGEPKYGKTSQGYSDDSCWSRGQAWALYGFPLSYAYTGDAALLDIGQKVTNYYLNRLPDDYVCYWDLTFTEGEEERDSSAAAIAVCGMLELIKHLPLLDNNKRIYENASLLILKSLKDRYTAKKDPCSNGILLHAVYGKPLGNGIDECCIWGDYYYFEALVRVMSDWKPYW from the coding sequence TTGTTTAAGGCTAAAGATGAAGGAATTCGAAATTTAAGCAAATACGCAGATGCTCCTGTATTAACCAAATCGGGTTGTGAAGACGCCATTCAATTCATACTTTCGCAGATCGACCGTAATCTGGATACGTTCACGGATAGGTTTCCATCGCCGTCCAGTACAAATAACATCTACGAGCCATGGGGCAATATAGAATGGACCCCAGGCTTCTGGACCGGGATGCTGTGGTTAGCTTATGAAATTACAGGCGAAAGGAAATATCGAAATACGGCTGAAGGTCAATTAGAAAGCTACAAGATACGGCTAAAAGAAAAAGAACATACGGCCACTCACGATCTGGGATTTCTCTATACACTTTCCAGTGTTTCCGCCTATAAGTTGACGGGTAATGAGGAAGCCAAACAGTTAGCGATCCAAGCCGCCGATTTACTTCTTGAACGGTATTTTGAGAAAGCGGGAATCATTCAAGCTTGGGGCGATCTGAATAACCCGAACCAGCGCGGTCGCATGATTGTCGACTGTTGCATGAATCTGCCTCTTCTGTATTGGGCTAGCGAAATGACCGGTGAGCGGAAATATACTCGAGCTGCTGAAACTCACGTCAAGCAAGCAGCTGCTCATCTGATCAGAGAAGACGCCTCCAGCTATCATACGTTCTACATGGATGTGGATACAGGGGAACCCAAGTATGGCAAGACATCACAAGGGTACTCTGATGATTCGTGTTGGTCGCGCGGGCAGGCTTGGGCTTTGTATGGATTCCCACTTAGTTATGCGTACACTGGGGACGCAGCATTACTAGACATCGGACAAAAAGTTACGAACTACTATTTGAATAGGCTTCCAGACGATTATGTATGCTATTGGGATTTAACATTCACAGAGGGTGAAGAAGAAAGAGACAGCTCAGCTGCAGCTATCGCCGTATGCGGCATGCTTGAGCTCATCAAACATTTGCCCTTGTTGGACAATAACAAACGCATATACGAGAATGCCTCTCTTCTTATATTGAAGTCTTTGAAAGACCGTTATACAGCTAAGAAGGATCCATGCTCCAATGGCATTTTGCTCCACGCTGTTTATGGAAAGCCGCTCGGAAACGGTATCGACGAATGCTGCATTTGGGGGGATTATTATTACTTTGAAGCGTTGGTAAGGGTTATGAGTGATTGGAAACCATATTGGTAA
- a CDS encoding extracellular solute-binding protein, with protein MKKKMKQVGSIILVSALAVSVAACSKQSGGETSSASPRSSKESQPPKLTNLTYWVANHSAASSQMKTFAEMGMYKELEKITGVKVEFQHPPLDAQQAKEQFNLMLTSNQLPDILETSWTTGYPGGPEKAIKDAKIIKLNDLIDKYAPNLKKLLNEHPDWKKQITTDEGSIYMFPFLRGDDKVRVFFGPTIRQDWLDKLGLKMPTTIDEWYTVLKTFKEKDPNGNGKADEIPFYLDKSLIATDAPFLGAWGINYSFYQDGGKVKYGPIQPEFKEFLTTMNKWYKEGLLDKDFAAPNEKLFDNKMTTNLLGASVQFNGGGVGKFGTLMKDKDPKFKLVAAPYPVLKAGDKAIWGQRDFASNGYGGAITTSNKNPIETVKWLDYAYGEKGDLLFNYGLEGVSYKMENGKATFLPEILNPPAGVSVQQSLAKYNRATWSAPFVLSDNFQLQYLVLPEQKNALEIWSKPTAERKMPLVSPTQEESSKFASLMTDIQTYQDEMLLKFIMGVEPIDNFDKYVKKIQSMGIEDGIKIQQAALERFNKR; from the coding sequence ATGAAGAAAAAAATGAAACAAGTAGGCTCCATCATACTGGTTTCCGCACTCGCAGTTTCGGTTGCCGCATGCAGTAAACAAAGCGGGGGCGAGACGTCCTCAGCTTCACCGCGGTCAAGCAAAGAATCGCAGCCGCCGAAGCTGACGAATCTTACTTACTGGGTAGCCAACCATTCTGCTGCTTCTTCACAAATGAAAACGTTCGCAGAAATGGGAATGTACAAGGAGCTAGAAAAAATAACTGGAGTAAAGGTCGAATTTCAACATCCCCCGCTAGATGCTCAACAGGCCAAAGAACAGTTTAACCTGATGCTTACCTCCAACCAACTGCCAGATATACTGGAAACGAGCTGGACAACGGGTTATCCGGGCGGTCCCGAAAAAGCGATTAAAGACGCCAAAATTATTAAGCTGAACGATCTGATTGATAAATATGCGCCGAATCTGAAAAAACTGTTGAACGAACACCCAGACTGGAAAAAGCAAATTACGACGGATGAGGGCAGCATATACATGTTTCCGTTTTTGCGTGGTGACGACAAGGTTAGAGTATTCTTTGGACCGACGATCCGCCAGGATTGGTTAGACAAGCTCGGGTTGAAAATGCCGACGACGATCGACGAATGGTACACCGTGCTGAAAACGTTTAAAGAAAAAGATCCGAACGGCAATGGCAAAGCGGACGAAATTCCATTTTACCTGGATAAAAGTCTGATCGCGACAGACGCTCCATTCCTCGGAGCATGGGGAATTAATTACAGCTTTTATCAAGACGGAGGCAAAGTAAAATACGGCCCGATTCAGCCAGAGTTTAAGGAATTCCTGACAACGATGAACAAATGGTATAAGGAAGGCTTGCTGGATAAGGATTTCGCAGCCCCGAACGAAAAATTGTTCGATAACAAAATGACGACGAACCTGTTAGGTGCATCCGTGCAATTCAACGGAGGAGGCGTAGGCAAGTTCGGCACCCTAATGAAGGATAAAGATCCGAAATTCAAACTCGTCGCCGCTCCATATCCGGTATTGAAAGCCGGGGACAAAGCGATTTGGGGACAAAGAGATTTTGCTTCTAACGGCTACGGAGGCGCAATTACGACGAGCAACAAAAATCCGATCGAAACGGTCAAATGGCTCGATTACGCATATGGCGAAAAAGGAGATCTTTTATTCAACTATGGCTTAGAAGGTGTCAGCTACAAGATGGAAAACGGCAAAGCTACATTCTTACCGGAAATCTTAAACCCTCCTGCCGGAGTTAGTGTCCAGCAATCGTTAGCGAAGTATAACCGGGCGACCTGGAGCGCGCCGTTCGTGCTCAGCGACAATTTCCAATTGCAGTATCTCGTGCTTCCAGAGCAGAAAAACGCTTTGGAAATTTGGTCCAAACCGACCGCCGAGCGCAAAATGCCGCTCGTTTCGCCAACACAGGAAGAGAGCAGCAAATTCGCTTCGCTCATGACGGACATTCAGACGTATCAAGACGAAATGCTGCTCAAGTTCATCATGGGCGTGGAGCCTATCGATAATTTCGACAAATACGTGAAGAAGATTCAGAGCATGGGTATCGAAGATGGAATCAAAATTCAGCAAGCGGCACTTGAGCGCTTCAACAAGCGCTAA
- a CDS encoding helix-turn-helix domain-containing protein, translated as MPLILRLIDSRKSALMTMIASNLFILLIPLAMGLFLYAKVEQSLEKSTTRSNAAMLEQLKLSLDNKLSEVDILMRQVAFDPKLDYMLKIPANANDVDRYEFVQFMRDKMSRYRSMTSNFILDYYVYFAISDTIVKADLVTDSRTFYSTYYAMKNMSYDQWRMLLQNEHKMSYLPVASLFSSTTDSYSPENIPIISKDVITYVQSLPILSQSDNLGSFIVLIDVDQVKQLFAQLESASHSAIYILDDAGRTIMSNSDRPFPSELLGRIKEITDPFEYRLAGENQIVSLASSQKAGFKYVSITPNDVFMQQVNQIQNWSLGLFALCLIAGLLAVSFGAYRNYKPLQKTVSAIMNGKDMIGRPVSNEYEFIRQTIEGSIHEEKNLRSTLAQQIPFIRANYLSRLLNGYMDVDATAESEDTLSFMDLSFVSDRFAVLLVKIEDIIGFTEEESEQQWAHARFIVSNIGVDLIGPNHKGFSVELDRDRLALLINLTESREELAESDIREITQSLYSVISQRFQIGITVAVGGINQGPKAIRDSYPEALAALEYRLILGKNAIIHFQDIIGVNQHYYYPLEIEIQLTNFVRSGDTDNVEKLLDKIYSMNFDSSHMTPELGKCLFFNVTSTFLKILNSTNTNQEEVLGADFDPIKAVFSYPTAHGMQCKTKELYETLTRSFNVERSDHNTQLLQEIVGLLDHNLGDPNLGLALIAERFRMTPQYISTFFKKNQGQNLLDYITHKRIQFAKRSMENKELTIAQIAQKVGYNNDVVFIRAFKKLEGITPGKYRETMMPGKTGSDA; from the coding sequence ATGCCACTGATTTTACGTCTAATCGACAGTAGAAAAAGCGCGTTAATGACGATGATCGCCTCCAATTTGTTTATTCTGCTGATACCGCTTGCAATGGGGCTATTTTTGTATGCCAAAGTGGAGCAAAGTCTGGAAAAAAGCACGACACGATCCAATGCGGCGATGCTTGAGCAGTTGAAGCTGTCACTTGACAACAAATTGTCGGAAGTGGATATTTTAATGCGTCAGGTCGCGTTCGACCCCAAGTTGGATTATATGCTTAAAATTCCGGCTAACGCGAACGATGTTGACAGATATGAGTTTGTTCAATTCATGCGGGACAAGATGAGCAGGTATCGCAGCATGACCAGCAATTTTATTCTCGATTACTACGTTTATTTCGCTATCAGCGATACAATCGTCAAGGCGGATTTGGTAACTGACTCGCGAACGTTTTATTCCACCTACTACGCCATGAAGAACATGTCGTACGATCAATGGCGAATGCTGCTCCAGAACGAGCATAAGATGTCCTACTTGCCGGTCGCTTCACTCTTCAGCAGTACCACCGATTCCTATTCACCCGAAAATATCCCAATTATCTCTAAGGATGTTATTACGTATGTGCAGTCGCTGCCCATCCTTTCGCAATCTGACAATCTTGGCAGTTTTATCGTCTTGATTGACGTCGACCAAGTCAAACAATTATTCGCGCAGCTGGAGTCGGCAAGCCATAGCGCCATCTACATCCTTGACGATGCTGGAAGGACGATTATGAGCAACAGTGATAGGCCGTTTCCGTCCGAACTACTGGGGCGCATTAAAGAAATCACCGATCCGTTCGAATATCGGCTGGCGGGTGAGAATCAAATTGTTTCGTTAGCGTCCTCGCAAAAAGCAGGCTTTAAGTATGTATCCATAACGCCAAACGATGTTTTTATGCAGCAAGTCAATCAAATACAGAATTGGTCGCTCGGACTTTTTGCGCTGTGCTTGATCGCCGGGCTGCTGGCTGTCAGCTTTGGGGCCTATCGGAATTACAAGCCTCTCCAAAAAACCGTGAGCGCGATTATGAATGGAAAGGATATGATTGGTCGTCCTGTCTCTAACGAATACGAATTTATCCGGCAAACGATCGAAGGCTCGATCCACGAAGAGAAGAATCTGCGAAGTACCTTGGCGCAGCAAATCCCATTCATCCGGGCTAACTATTTGTCCCGTCTTTTGAACGGATATATGGACGTGGATGCTACAGCCGAAAGCGAAGATACACTTAGTTTTATGGACTTGTCGTTTGTAAGTGACCGTTTTGCCGTTCTGCTTGTTAAGATTGAGGACATTATTGGTTTCACCGAAGAAGAATCCGAACAGCAATGGGCGCATGCAAGGTTTATTGTTTCAAATATCGGCGTAGACCTAATTGGACCCAATCATAAAGGATTCTCAGTCGAGCTCGACCGCGATCGGCTTGCGCTCCTTATTAATCTGACGGAGAGTCGAGAAGAACTCGCCGAATCCGATATTAGGGAAATCACCCAGTCCCTCTATAGCGTCATTTCACAAAGATTCCAAATCGGTATTACCGTGGCTGTCGGAGGGATCAACCAAGGGCCCAAAGCGATTCGCGATTCTTATCCGGAAGCACTGGCAGCTCTTGAATATAGGCTCATTTTGGGCAAAAATGCCATTATCCACTTCCAGGATATTATCGGTGTCAATCAGCACTATTATTATCCGCTTGAAATTGAGATACAGCTTACCAATTTCGTTCGGAGCGGCGATACCGACAATGTTGAAAAGCTGCTCGATAAGATTTATTCGATGAATTTCGATTCCAGCCACATGACACCGGAGCTGGGAAAATGCTTGTTCTTTAACGTAACAAGCACCTTCTTGAAAATCCTTAACTCCACGAATACGAACCAGGAAGAAGTGCTTGGAGCGGACTTCGATCCGATTAAAGCGGTTTTCAGCTATCCGACGGCGCATGGCATGCAGTGTAAAACGAAGGAGCTGTACGAAACGCTCACCCGCTCGTTCAATGTCGAACGATCCGATCACAACACGCAGCTGCTGCAGGAGATTGTTGGCCTGTTGGATCATAATCTTGGCGATCCGAATCTCGGACTGGCTCTTATCGCTGAGCGTTTCCGGATGACTCCGCAATATATTTCCACCTTCTTCAAAAAAAATCAAGGACAAAATCTATTGGATTATATCACGCACAAAAGGATCCAATTCGCGAAGCGGTCAATGGAAAACAAGGAGCTGACAATCGCGCAAATCGCTCAAAAGGTCGGCTATAATAACGACGTCGTATTCATCCGCGCATTCAAAAAACTGGAGGGCATTACCCCAGGGAAATACCGTGAAACGATGATGCCGGGCAAAACCGGTTCAGATGCATAA
- a CDS encoding DNRLRE domain-containing protein has translation MCSHYNKDSIVGHSGYNRPVELQLKTPSTGSSSRKVYLSYDLMGNALKYVKKADIQLYIYELMGTARSSEIVSIYEVPDFDETKLTWGNAPANGEKVGDVSYSRATANTYASLDITSYINKKLAEGEASGRLNFVLAIERMGMIRRALISRAKRGIRTRSPS, from the coding sequence ATATGCAGCCACTACAACAAAGATTCAATCGTCGGTCATTCAGGTTACAATCGACCAGTAGAGCTGCAGCTCAAAACGCCGTCAACGGGCTCTTCGTCGAGAAAGGTATATCTTTCGTATGACTTGATGGGCAACGCTTTGAAATATGTCAAAAAGGCCGATATCCAGCTCTATATATACGAGCTTATGGGAACGGCCCGATCGAGCGAAATCGTAAGTATTTATGAAGTTCCCGATTTCGACGAAACGAAGTTAACCTGGGGGAACGCGCCGGCGAACGGGGAGAAAGTAGGGGATGTCAGCTATTCGCGCGCTACCGCCAATACCTATGCCAGCCTGGATATTACGAGCTATATCAACAAGAAGCTGGCGGAAGGAGAAGCTTCAGGACGACTGAACTTCGTGCTCGCGATCGAGAGAATGGGCATGATCAGAAGGGCGCTCATATCTCGAGCAAAAAGAGGAATCCGGACCAGAAGTCCAAGCTGA